The sequence TTTAACGTGCAAAATAACAGACCCTTTCCTTCCACTGTATCTATCTTTTGCATTAGAGTCATATAAATATACTTAGGGTAACTTACAGAAATATCGCATCTTTAATGGATTGTAAtactttttatcataattttattaaattataagatattttttattttagtttttgtgatGCATATCTTTAGTATTGATACACATACACTGTGATACATTTATAACCGAACGGTcagttaaataaggaagtaactgATTTTCAATTATTACGAAGAGTAAATCAAGCATAAATCGTCacataaatacatttaatttcAGATGTATCATAAATgacaacaaaattcaaaattcaatttcACACAAAAATAATTAGTTTACACATGTCAAAActtatgttaaatgtatcaaacatttatacatgaaacaaaaatatgaatcataataaaaaagTACCAgtcatatgtatcaccaatatTCCAACAATAAATATATCACTCATATCTATCACTAATATACTGACAGCTAATGTATCGCCATCTATAGTACgaaaatgtattaaaaaataaacaacatTATATGTATCAAGGACATTAACCAAAATATCTGTATGAACGCTAAATTAATTGAGATTTTTTAACTATGAGATTTTTTAGCTTCTAAAGTACgaagatttttcaaaagaataTGAATGCTTTGTCAAAATGAAACacacaataaaatttttaaaattttaatgaaataaaaaataatagagattggaaaaaattgaatcaaattgtaAATTGCAAATGagaactcggaaccaaaataaGCCAAGTTATAAAAAAAGTGAACAAAATAGGCCACTTATttaataagttaccaaaataggctaaacgttaTAAATTGTTacgttttttacttttttcttaacggtcaactaatgGAGTTAactttttataaaacgtaataaattattacgttttacaaaacttttttaaaacataataaattattactcccctccgtcccattttatttgtcccaaattgggatgacacaactattaagaaaaataataaataacattgttagtttatcataatacccttattaaatgatgtttatattttaatttaaagaaaaaataattaatgcaaagggtaaaatatgaaaaaaaaaaattattttgtcttgataagtaaaaaaagacaagtaaaatggacaccgaattagaaaatttgggacggataaaatgggacggagggagtaagtttaaaaaaaattgtaaaacgtaataattaattacattttacatacaaaaattttaagaaaatgtcAGTGCATTGTCCCATCAAAGTCTTATTGTCAGCTTTTCGTCTAGTCTTGTCTTACgccattaatttttatttttttttataaacagGAAATCTTAATTCCTCATAAATTCTCCaagacatgaaaaaaaaaaaaccttttcaaaaattgttggtgaaatttaattgagttctatttttcatatattataaaaataaaaaattgagtttAAAAGGAGTGGAAATTCAACTGTTTTAAATAGGGATGagcataaaatactgaaaattgaattaccaaaatgaataaaaaaaattgataattcatATATGGTAAttcgatatttgatatgatatttgagagtaaaattttgatatttcgaTATTCGGgaccaatagacaataatattagtcatcccaaagaatctattagattttaataatatatttgtaaaaaataacaaaaaaatactaaatagggtctctattaaatatactctttggaGTTTAAACGTACATGCACacattttcaattttaatatgGTAATACCTAATCGAAGTTTAATTTACCAATTACCGAATTAATGTTTATAAGTATGATATATGGTATTTACGTTCAAATATCGATTATCGAATTATCGAGTCTGAACTTTCAAAATATCAAACCGAATACCAAACGCTCACCTCTAATTTTAAAAGAAGGGAAAGAGATAAATCTTTGATTCCATATAATCGGTAAAAAAAAGTTGACCGTTTTCACTCTTATTCAATTCTAAAATACAACCTTTGCTTCAAACTACGGCAatcaaattcaattcaattacaattaaatttttcttttcttattcttatcactaattaattaaataaaatagtataatgactccttaattaattaatttaaatagaattgaggAGATTTTTCTTTGTCAAGCCTGACCCAGTAGTCAAGAGACAAAAAACTGAGATATATGACTTTGATGTGACaatgcattattattttttttatgtaaaacgtaataaattattatgttttacaatattttttgcaaaacgtaataatttattacggtttataaaatattttgtaaaacgtaataatttattacattttataaaaaatcagctccgttagttgaccgttagaaaaaagtaaaaaacgtaataatttattacgtttagcctattttgattACTTATTAAAATTTTGGTCACTTCTTTGATAACTTGACttattttggttccgagttctGCAAATTATaagatttgatgaatttttttttaatttgatttttggtaGATATTTAAGAGATTCTGTATCATCATTTACTGtcctaaaataaatgcaaatatgttacttccttatttaatatgtatcaaaaagaaaaagaaaaattcgaaagaaatgtattttaaaaaataaaagattttatgtatttatacatctttaagtttatgttttaatgTAAACTTTCCTTCATTTTACCACAGTTATTGTTGGGCTCCTCTAAAGACAACGCCAAAATCAAATTATTACATGTTGACATTTTTTGAACGTGCAAAATAACTAAGCCACCCGAGTCCCTTTGAGGCATATATTTTTACCTTGTGCATTTGAGGCATATATTCATTTTACCACAGTAATTCTTGTTGAAGTGGTGTTGAGCTCGTTTAAAGATAACGCCAAACCTGTTCTGCAACTAAAATCACTCCAAATTTTAGAAAAGGCAGAAGCACTACTATAAAAACGTGGACACACCCAACATAGACATTATTCTTGTATGATCAAACAAAAATTTTCTTcttgaaacaacacaaaaattttcttGTTCCAAAGATGAGCAAATTAGAGCTGGTATTTGTGCCTACTCCAGCCGTTAGTCACCTAATTTCGGTATGCAAGTTTGCAGAGAAGTTGGTTAATAGAGATGAGAGGCTATGTGCAACATTTCTAATTATAAGGCCACCCCCACCATTCGATGCCAGCGTAGATGCCTACATCAAGCAAAAGTCCTCTGATTCCCAGGGCAGTCGAATTAGATATATCACACTTGCCAAAGCCAAACCGCCACCTTCAGATGAAATAGGCAAGTCTATTGATAGGTACATCTCTCTTTATCTAGCAAATTGTCGACCCCTCGTTAAGGAAGCAATTATCAGCAACAAGAGGCCTGATTCGAAAATTATTGGACTAGTCTTTGATATGCTTTGCAGTTCAATGATTGATGTAGCAAATGAACTTGGCTTTCCTTCTTATCTTTTCTTGGTTCAAAGTGCTGGTTTTCTTGGTTTCACGTTTTACATGTCTATTTGGCGTGACCAAGTCGGGAGAGAATTTAACCAATCTGATGCTGATGTAAAGATACCAATCTTTTCTCATCCAGTACCCTCAAAAGTCTTGCCTTCATTTGCATTCATCAAGGAAGGTTACGACACATTCTGCAACCATGCTGCCAGGTACAAAGAAACCAAAGGAATTCTCATCAACACAGTTGCAGAATTCGAAAGTCACGCTGTCAATAGTTTAGCATCTGATCCTGAACTACCTCCAGTGTACACAGTAGGACTTCTTCTTGACGCTGAGAACCAAAAACCTTCAACACAAGCAGCAGGATCTCGTCCTGACCTTGAGAACCAAAAAGGTAAGGGCAATTCTACGTCTGAAGATGAAGAGATCATTAAATGGCTAGACCAGCAGCCAACTGCCTCTGTTCTTTTTCTGTGCTTTGGAACCCTTGGTGTTTTTCAGCCACCACAGCTAGTCGAGATGGCAATTGCACTTGAACGAAGTGGTGTTAGGTTTGTGTGGTCAATGCGTCTCCCTGCAAATGCTGAAACTACAAAATTAAAGGAGATATTGCCAGAAGGGTTCTTGGAGAGGACAAAAAACAGCGGAGTAGTATGTGGATGGGCACCTCAAACCGACATTTTGGCTCACAAAGCCACCGGAGCATTCGTATCTCATTGTGGGTGGAATTCAATTGTTGAGAGTATATGGTATGGAGTTCCAATTGTGACATGGCCCCTTTATGCAGAACAACAAATAAATGCGTTTCAATTGGTGAGAGATCTTGAGGTGGCAGTGGAGCTGACACTGGATTACAGGATGCAGCAGAGTGGTCAGCCCGAAATTGTGAAGGCCGAGGTGATGGAGAAAGCTATAAGATGCATAATGGACAGTGAAAATCCCCAGAGGAAGAGAGCCAAAGACATGGGAGAAATTTGCAGGAAGGCGTTGATGGAGGGTGGATCTTCTTTCATTTCTCTAGAACGATTTGTAGAAACTATTCTTGATTCCTAGAATTGAGAAGAAGAGGAATCTTTTACATTCTGTACTACTCTTTGTGCTAGCAGTTTTGTTTCATATCAGTATTCTACTGAATCAAATAATTATTCAGGTGTGTGTTTTGTTTACCGGGAAACTTAAATGGtctctttttaattgttttcgtGTTGCCAAGAATTAAGGGGGTCAATTCCCTCTGCCTTGTAATAATCTTTCGCTGCATGCAGCAGCCATACGTTCTTTGAACATTGTCCACTCTCTTTTACACCTTTCTCTTACCTACCTACTCATTGGCTAAATGCATTAGATAGGAAATTCACGGAGGTTCCTCCATATAATGCATTATCAGCAActtttctttacttctttttctttgttcCGGATTGCAAATGTCTTCTTGTTGCAGAAAGGATGTTTGCGAGACAATGACGATGAAGTTTATGGGTTGTGGTATCGATAGGGATGAAGCCGTGGTGTTGTTGTAGCGGTGGAGATCAAGTGATCTTTTACATGGCTGATAAAATTAACTTCGCCAAGGCGTTGCAATCCTTAGCTCTTTCAATCCAAATtacatttaagaaaataaataaattacatacATACTGGAAACTAAAGTTTGCTGCTGAAAGAATCAGTCAACTATATCAGTATCATGGATATGCTAGCTCTCCGTTGCTCATTATTTTGTGACAATTACAAACAAACCAGGCAACAAGTTAGTTACATTAGACTTGGACATAAATTGGTGATTCTGTCAAGTCTATTATTTCAGGACAAGTAGTAGAAACTCTTCTTTTTTTGCCGTCAGCACTTACTTTGTAGCATGGAGGAGTAAAAAGATCAATAACCACAACTTCACTAGACAAACCAGCATTCTTGGTTGACAATGGATCATGATAGGCATGCGTTTTTGTTGAACACAGCCTGTTGGCCTGCTGGACCAGCTTCCCATCAAATTCATCGTCCAATTCGTGTATGTCTTTGCTGTCTGCTGTATGAAAGGATCCACTTTGAATTGAAGATGACACTTTCGCTGGAGAGTCAATGATGATATATGAGTGCTCAGGATCCTCTCTGTCGGGAGTGCTATTTTCATCAGCACGTTCAACAGGTTCTTCTCTCCAATCAATGTGTTCATTGACATTTTCTTCGGTGCCATCTTTTTCTTGATTACAAAAAGAACTGTTAGAATATGTGGAGCCGGCTGATATTCCATCTGTTAATTTCTCACTGCTTCCCTCATATTCTTCACTATTGTCCCAATCGTTGGTTGTATACTCATCCCTGTCAATTCCTGTATGACAAGGAAGTTCATCCAGAGCACGAACTTGGACTGTCATGTGCTCCGGAAGACTAGGGCAGCCAGCTGAATGCATCTTGTATTTAGTGGAGAAGAAATTTACCGTGAGATTTAAGCTGAACATAGAAGACAAAACTTAATGAGACTACAGGAGAAAAATAATCCAATAAAACTTGTCAGTCCACCTAAGTACAGTACATACCTTTGCCATTGAGGGAGTGTAAGCATTGTAAATGCCAATTTAATCTTATTAGCAACTCCTCCAAGAGTTTTGAATGATGATGCTGCCTGCCTAACTGCACGGGATTCTACTGGATGCTGCCACGCCCACTCAAACTACAATATTCAATAAGgagaacaattaaatttgagattgttttatATCACCAAATTCAGGTATCAGATTAGCAAACCAAGCTGAAATTTCCAACTGGCACAAACAAACAGAATATGCATAATAGTGATTGGGAACTTTTGATCACACATCCAACACACGCTTGGATTTGGATTGGGAGAAATGGGTTAAAATGGATATAGCTTTGGTTGAAAAATATGATTAACTGGAATATAGTCTTTAGAAGATAAAATCTATGACACATGACAATCCAAGTGGAAACATTTTAGATTTGAGAGAATACCTGGAGGGCAGAAACATTAGTAGGGAAGCCATATATGCATAAGATCATCTCCCAGGGACGTTTCTTCTTGGTCCTCCAAGCACCCATCTTCACCTCTCCATTGTGCTGCCTGATTCTACGGCGTGGGTTCACTGTAAATCCGATGTAGGTGTGGCCTTTGAATCTGGGGGACAGAGAAGTAAGCAAGTAGCACCCGAAGAATCTGCTGCTTCCTCCTACTACTTGTTCATCTtccaatttcacttccttttCTTCTGTACGAACTTTCTTCTGATCCATCCCCTTCCTTTTccccatctctctctctctctctctctctctctctcttgaggCTGCCAAGCATTTGGGATCTGGTTAAATTCGACCGTTGTCATGCCAGCCTTGTAGGTGTGGGCTTTCTCAGATGCGGGTCTAAAGTTTTACAAATGGCCCATATGCCAAGTCTTCTATTTAATTCAAATTTGACAAGGGCAAATGACCCACTTTTTAAATACCTTGttcatttaagaaaaaaaaaataacataaacagaCGCCcttttaacttatcatatttacatctTCACCCCTGTAAAGTAATTAcaaaagttttaattaattatgtatcttcatcgaatgtatcgagagctaattatgtatttaaatagactcaaaatcaaaaaaatatatcgggaactaattatgtatctttatgtATCTTCATGAGATGTATCGTGAATCAATTACATATCTCGACGGATTTAAAATCGAAATTTGTAGTAATTATGCAAAGTATTAGGAATTTATGTAATTAAGCTCTATATTgtcgaaatttatgttgtttgtctaTAAATGTTAAGAATTATAGATTAGTTCAAAATCTAATCTGCTACGGACAGGTTAATTatttaacaaatattatatatcagTCATTTTTTACTTTCGTACCAACagaggaaaactcaaaattaagcaataaataattttttgcttttCAAAAAGGTTGAAAGATGAGAGAACTCAGAGCAAGCAAGAAAGTCATACCGACAAGAAGATGCTTATGCGTTGCTATTACAAACagtaaaaaatagtaaaatgctGTTATAGAAGtataaaataatactccctccgtcccactTTACTTGTcacaaattgggatgacacaacaattaagaaaaatactaaataacatgactagtttaccaaAGTAaaccctattaaatgatatttatattttagtttaaagAAAAGGTAATTAATGCAAAGAGTCCAACATGAAAAGAAAAGTTTATCTTATCTTGATAAATAAAATGAGACAAGTAAAATGGGTCAACTTAgccaatttgggacgggtaaaatgggacggagggagtataatgtTAATAGGAATGATCTTTTGATTTTAGGACATAATATATGGGGATTAAGGATCCattatttgggttttgattaaTGAGAATACTTGTGCTTATTCAGTGTTTATGGCTTACTTTGTTGTTGTATCAGACAAGAAAGGGGCTGAAACTTGTAGAATATTAAATTAAGTGCTATATCTTTCATAATTTCTTCATGACGTTGagattaattaagaaattatacaGCGTTGGAGACAAATTGTCAATGCCAGAAAATTCACGAGGAATGAACAAATGGAAAGCAACTGATGAAGCAAGGAATGTAATGTCCTAAACTTGTTTGTCTAACATCAAATATTACACAAAGTGAGTGATTGATTAGGTGCTAAACAAAAGTAAACTTCCAAAAAATATTGCGCCCTGATAAactgttagagtgggtaaaaagtCCAACATTGGTTGAGGAATGGATTGATCTTaggcctaactcacaccccaaaagcttACCAAGAttgtccaagaccatataaggagagctagcttttgaggttgagttgtTGGTCTTaggcctaactcacaccccaaaagctagctcatgagagaaggattgcccaagaccatatcaaggaccctttaacccaccgatgtgggactctaaCTCCCCGCACGCCTAGGGCTGGACATTTGGAGCGTGAACAATATAAGACGAGggcccaacatcggaaacaatgaactgggtggatctagctctgataccatgataaagaaatggaccttcctCAAAAGCTAGCTCGGTGTGAGTTAGACCTAAGACCAacaactcaacctcaaaagctagctcatgaggtaaggattacccaagtccatataagcaaactaccAATCCATTCCCCAATTAATGTGGGactttttacccactctaacaaaGTAAAACAAACCGCAACAGAGAATggcaaaaaaatcaaaatcgagTATCGAAAATACCAGCTTCTCCTTATCACCAGAAGAAGACGACCTTTACtgcaacaaaatcaataaaatcgaaaaaaaaaaaaacttagatgATTTGAGCACTTCCAGGATAACCCGATGACCACAACTTCGAACAACGAAGGTGTACGAACTGaattccaaaaaaaattgaatctgaCTCCGGCTAACTAAATCTGACTTCGACGAATGCAAAATCGACCACAGAAACCAACAAGGGTAAGATCGCTATGTAGCGTACGACGTCAGGAAACGGATTCCCTACTTTGATACTATGATAAAGAAAtgaaccttgggcctaactcaacctcaaaagctagctcatgaggtgaggattacccaagtccatataatcAAACTACCAGTCCATTctccaaccaatgtgggactttttacCCAACATAAACAAGTTTAACTTAGTAGCATTGACAGCCAAAAAATATTCACAACATCAGGTTGATAATTACAAGTAAATCTATGTGATAAGCATTAATTGGTAACAAAGAGCCTATTTGGATGAGCTTGTAGCTTTTGACTTTTTTGGCTTTAAAACAAGTGCTTAAATTAAAAGCACCTTTTTATTTTACCCCTAACACTACAAAAGTGCTTAAAAACTGACCTAGAAGCAATCTAACTGTCCATGTATATAAAACTAAATACGACATTTTACTTAATGAGACGTTGAATTAACGGGATCAATTATTCCCTTTGCCTTGTAATAATCTTTCTCTGCAGCAGCCATACGCTCCTTGAACGTTGTCCACTCTCTTTTACACCTTTCTCTTACCTAAGCCAAAATGAGAGCTGGACTTAGACAATATAATGATAATCAATGATCAACATATTTCTTTTGAACAAGCTCAAGAAAACACTTCGTCAGCTAAATGCATTTGATAGAAAATTCAAAGGAGAAGATTTCTCCGAATAATGCATCATCACGAAGTTCAGATAGAACAATTGAATATTGTATGATATAATGAAAAGGACAAGCATAATTCCGTCTTTCTTGATCAAATTTCAGTCTAGTGGAGAATCAGATATAGCAACATACCCCTTCCCATGGTGCTTTGCCTTTCTCTGCTTGTCCCTGTTGAAAGAAGATAACCTTTAGTGCCAAACTTATAACATAGTATGACAAAAAACAAAGGCTGAACCGGGGATATACCTGGTTTCCGAGTGAAGGGACAGTTTGATGCACAATCCACTGAGAATCTACAACTCCTATCTTTTCATGTGCTGGCTGCTCATTCAAAAGCATTATTAAGATAAGGCCAGTTGAATAAGCATACGTGAGAATTTTACCACACTGCATAAGGAGGATTACTTACTTCCACACATTTCCTGAGAGCTAAATCGAGACCCCATCCATGGACCAAATCATTCTGCAATAACAAATAAGAACTCATATTTGCATTCACAAAATGGTTACTTATCCTCCAACCCCACATCCTCTTACGTGCAATATTCGTTTTCATTTGACTCTATGTTTGTCACTTTCGCAGGTTTGTTTGTCCAGACTGTAGGAGGGGCCGGAGGGGGAGAGCAGCTGCAATAAATGTCAAAAAAGGATGTGACATAGTTTATACCTGGATCATATACCAAACACACCGCCATGCCTCTCTAGAGAAAACAGGTGCCATGATCTCAACAAATCTGATTGCAGATAACAAAAGGAAACACTACTGACACCAACCATCAAGCAAGAAGGGCAGTTCGTGAAAAAATATCATGCATTAACATACCCTGCACATGGTGGCAAGTGCGGATCAGTGCACCAGCCAGGTCTTTCCTCTGTTTCCCTGACGGCACAAACAATAGACTGTATATGAGATCAAGTGCTATGTGTGCATGGATGCTTTAGTCTGCAGTTATAGATAGTAATGCAAGTCTCCCTACTTGTGGACTTCAGTGTCATTTCGTCTTTTTGTCATCCACCATGACAACTCACTGTTTGATGCTACACCAGGCTGTGAAATATCCATCCCATGTTGCCTCACCAACTTTATATATCTGAAGTTGTAATATAATATAGCATTAGAGTTCATAGAATCCAACATATCCGATTCACAAGAATGTGCAAAAGAATCATTCTTACTCCTCGGCATCAAAATTCTCAAGCCCCAAGTCTTCATCCCAAATGAATATATAGTCATAGGGTGCTACAATGTCTGGATGCAGAAAGCGTTTTGCATACCACCTTTCAACACAATGAATAAACTTTGCTCTTACAAATCCATCAAAATGTACTGAAAGACTGAGGAAACAAAGAAAGTCGCAAAAGTAGTTACCATTTAGTTTGCTTTAGCGTACTAACATGGATAGCCCCCTTTGACCACTCAAGGTCATCCCATTCACTTGTTCGACCATCATAGTGAAACAACATAAAGGTAAAATTCTCTGAAAACTGTTAAAATTGCAACTGTAAGAATGCACAGCCACAAGAGATGAAGATATGATTGGTCTGTGACAAAATTACGGGAAACTAAAATCCCACTGAGAAATATGTTGGGACTGTTGCAGGAAGTGTCTTATTTAGGGGCACATACAGGAGATAATCGAAGGGAAAAACATCATAAATTCAGTCACAACTGTTGGAAATATCAATAATCACGAGCGAAGTGTAAATTTACACAAGTCAAGCAACATAAACTCCATAAGGGAGAAAGATGATATAACATTTTTTCGTGAAGATTAAGAAGCACTAAACAAGTTTTAGTTAGTGACTTGTATCTATAATCATGCAAACAATTTTTTATCGATCAAAGTAGTTAGTGCTTAGTTTAGAATTAAACCCGAATTTTTGTTACTTTTATTCATCGTACTGAATTAAAAATTGAGTAGAAAATAGTCAAACAGCTAACTCAAAAAGCTAATATTAGAAAATGGAAAATCTTCACATTTCCTTTTGTCAAAAGATCAATGTTTTCTGGAAACTTTTTGCCTTCCACAACTTGCTTTTTTGTCCATTTTGAGAATTATGAGTACAGTTTTGGATCTCCAACATGACTTTTCTAAAGCATTTGGCAACCTAAAACATGATTGCAGTTGCAGGCAAAAGCTATATGTTAAAATATGTTGCAAACAAAGCTTAGATTATGCCTTATCTCC comes from Capsicum annuum cultivar UCD-10X-F1 chromosome 2, UCD10Xv1.1, whole genome shotgun sequence and encodes:
- the LOC107860695 gene encoding anthocyanidin 3-O-glucosyltransferase 2, which gives rise to MSKLELVFVPTPAVSHLISVCKFAEKLVNRDERLCATFLIIRPPPPFDASVDAYIKQKSSDSQGSRIRYITLAKAKPPPSDEIGKSIDRYISLYLANCRPLVKEAIISNKRPDSKIIGLVFDMLCSSMIDVANELGFPSYLFLVQSAGFLGFTFYMSIWRDQVGREFNQSDADVKIPIFSHPVPSKVLPSFAFIKEGYDTFCNHAARYKETKGILINTVAEFESHAVNSLASDPELPPVYTVGLLLDAENQKPSTQAAGSRPDLENQKGKGNSTSEDEEIIKWLDQQPTASVLFLCFGTLGVFQPPQLVEMAIALERSGVRFVWSMRLPANAETTKLKEILPEGFLERTKNSGVVCGWAPQTDILAHKATGAFVSHCGWNSIVESIWYGVPIVTWPLYAEQQINAFQLVRDLEVAVELTLDYRMQQSGQPEIVKAEVMEKAIRCIMDSENPQRKRAKDMGEICRKALMEGGSSFISLERFVETILDS
- the LOC107860697 gene encoding structure-specific endonuclease subunit SLX1 codes for the protein MGKRKGMDQKKVRTEEKEVKLEDEQVVGGSSRFFGCYLLTSLSPRFKGHTYIGFTVNPRRRIRQHNGEVKMGAWRTKKKRPWEMILCIYGFPTNVSALQFEWAWQHPVESRAVRQAASSFKTLGGVANKIKLAFTMLTLPQWQSLNLTVNFFSTKYKMHSAGCPSLPEHMTVQVRALDELPCHTGIDRDEYTTNDWDNSEEYEGSSEKLTDGISAGSTYSNSSFCNQEKDGTEENVNEHIDWREEPVERADENSTPDREDPEHSYIIIDSPAKVSSSIQSGSFHTADSKDIHELDDEFDGKLVQQANRLCSTKTHAYHDPLSTKNAGLSSEVVVIDLFTPPCYKVSADGKKRRVSTTCPEIIDLTESPIYVQV
- the LOC107860698 gene encoding uncharacterized protein LOC107860698, whose translation is MGTPTRSSNTRIGNEMMRLLLTTFAGVVFGIFLGVSFPTLPLTKVNLPSNLFRLIDLTYIEDKYSGFSTQDLLNVLSSLRSCKGRSHRHSDTKIWVPSNPRGAERLPPHIVASESDLYPRRLWGLPREDLIIKPRYLVCFAVGYEQKNNIDAAVKKFSENFTFMLFHYDGRTSEWDDLEWSKGAIHVSTLKQTKWWYAKRFLHPDIVAPYDYIFIWDEDLGLENFDAEEYIKLVRQHGMDISQPGVASNSELSWWMTKRRNDTEVHKETEERPGWCTDPHLPPCAGFVEIMAPVFSREAWRCVWYMIQNDLVHGWGLDLALRKCVEPAHEKIGVVDSQWIVHQTVPSLGNQGQAEKGKAPWEGVRERCKREWTTFKERMAAAEKDYYKAKGIIDPVNSTSH